One genomic segment of Hippoglossus hippoglossus isolate fHipHip1 chromosome 22, fHipHip1.pri, whole genome shotgun sequence includes these proteins:
- the ktn1 gene encoding kinectin isoform X7: MAVDIYDSQYLLILAPSLVIALMFLFFWLFMKETSYDEVLARQKRDLKLPPSRPDTRKKNEKKKSKKKESTSGGGSGGGGGESEEDMRDFDIADGANSSTLEGEEEPTPVATPDPSPPTPTPYVAAPVATEAPAGLRERKKKEKKAARAAAAAAAAAAAADAATAPSVEEPEVNGSKPVSRKAETPLAASKQSSPPSPQLEVQVQVQSAPVQAQTPPQISGKKERRKKQKTEHVDDAHVLADSAASANHQAAQNDDVPSKGSGKKQKNETDKENTEVKLKELLSGLSSLALSEAEAVSVLALLREKSPNALDAWHKSAARPDPAAQERERLLSTLQEEASIAKDKVKQLSQELQVEKQKTGRVEAMMREQRAAMEKELGGMQAKAQGSYQDNQTIQIKFQQVREQLESQITRLQQENGILRDAVSSATNQMESKNSAELNKLRSEYAGLMKELADNNGKLQQEEHQRKSLEVGYKQNVSQLEAQLQDAKRRWEELQNFLHSVNAERENLQASKQELHSQMLAAETEMNNKNKEIQTLHSSLTDAMVSKERLEQRVRELMEMSQHSMPDDSLQTRVQELMNENKGFQVQNETLQVQNENMQAQMSSQATHFSHIEELQKLLSEKELQRKSLEDSLNAERSSMASRETDMQAMHNDNMSMKAEVQNLQAQVSDQTASQLVLDQFQKSVREKEENMKTVEDLLEKGLIEVANKEEELKAVREEKEALKQEIESLKGQSAEQASSESIVEELQSKIQEKDVKLKSMEESLQAAQDGISTRDKTVESVEQHLATLQAEMEQLRQKEMADELTHSSGLAALQAEMDQLSQKCMTDELTNSAAHLQEHQDHLAAKEQQIQMLQAELEAQTKDMSEKMEQQLHTAGPNPELLAALSEKDQQVADLRGEVAELRDSLDLHRKKNNELREKNWSAMEALSATESMLQGKLSKAVKENETTLATFQAECRDVLHRLLPHVPLPTEQNHEEWLHKFEMTVAENSAAQSTPASGDSEGMAEKLKESEESQRILQKDCETYKKVLAETEGILQRLQNSVEQEESRWRVKLDVAQGEAGEMSQKVTALEQEIERLTDGADMENLRREKQHLESELERAERESATYVTEVRELKDLLTELQTRLDGSNTEAFRQNEELNLLKTQLTETLSKLEGEETERQKVAGDLHKAQQSLDLIQGELSNVTDNADGLIENSSPSSQGEAIDRKEKMAAGLNQTVRELQQLLQGVSRQLAKGQEGVADKDLPKV, translated from the exons aTGGCGGTGGATATCTATGACTCTCAGTACCTGCTCATCCTGGCCCCTTCTCTGGTCATCGCCCTCATGTTCCTGTTCTTCTGGCTCTTCATGAAGGAAACCTCCTACGATGAGGTGCTGGCCAGGCAGAAACGTGACCTCAAGCTGCCACCATCCAGGCCAGACACTCGTaagaagaatgaaaagaagaagagcaagaagAAGGAAAGTACCAGCGGgggaggcagtggaggtggCGGAGGAGAGTCTGAAGAGGACATGCGAGACTTTGATATTGCTGATGGCGCCAACAGTTCCACTctagagggagaggaggaaccTACACCTGTGGCTACACCAGATCCTTCTCCACCAACTCCTACTCCTTATGTGGCTGCTCCGGTGGCAACTGAGGCTCCTGCCGgtctgagggagagaaagaagaaggagaaaaaggctgccagggctgctgcagctgcagctgccgccgctgctgcggCTGATGCAGCTACAGCTCCCTCCGTTGAGGAGCCAGAAGTGAACGGATCCAAGCCGGTCAGCCGCAAGGCAGAGACACCTCTGGCTGCTAGCAAACAGTCCAGCCCACCCTCTCCCCAGCTTGAGGTTCAGGTCCAGGTCCAATCTGCTCCTGTTCAGGCTCAGACACCTCCTCAGATCTCtgggaagaaggagaggaggaagaagcaaaaAACAGAGCATG TAGATGATGCCCACGTTCTGGCTGACTCAGCAGCTTCTGCCAACCACCAGGCTGCTCAAAACGACGATGTACCGTCCAAAGGGTCTGGCAAGAAACAGAAGAATGAGACTGACAAAG aGAACACAGAGGTGAAACTGAAGGAGCTGCTGTCTGGTCTGTCCAGCCTGGCTCTGTCAGAGGCTGAGGCCGTCAGTGTGCTGGCCCTCCTCAGGGAGAAGAGTCCCAATGCTTTGGATGCCTGGCACAAA TCTGCAGCCAGGCCTGACCCAGCTGCCCAGGAAAGAGAAAGACTGCTATCAACTCTCCAGGAGGAGGCCTCCATTGCCAAGGACAAAGTGAAACAACTCAGCCAG GAGCTTCAGGTGGAGAAGCAAAAGACAGGAAGGGTGGAGGCCATGATGAGAGAGCAACGTGCAGCCATGGAGAAAGAACTGGGTGGAATGCAGGCCAAGGCGCAGGGCAGCTACCAGGACAACCAGACCATTCAGATAAAG TTCCAACAGGTGAGGGAGCAGCTGGAAAGCCAGATCACTCGCCTGCAGCAGGAGAACGGCATCCTGAGGGACGCGGTCAGCTCGGCCACCAACCAGATGGAGAGCAA GAATTCAGCAGAGCTGAACAAGCTGCGTTCTGAGTACGCCGGTCTGATGAAAGAGCTGGCAGACAACAACGgcaagctgcagcaggaggagcaccAGAGGAAGTCACTGGAGGTCGGCTACAAGCAGAACGTGTCCCAGCTGGAG GCCCAACTGCAGGATGCCAAGAGACGCTGGGAAGAACTGCAGAACTTCCTCCACAGTGTCAAtgctgagagagagaatctTCAGGCCTCTAAACAAG aGCTTCACAGCCAGATGCTGGCAGCCGAGACAGAGATGAACAACAAGAACAAGGAGATCCAGACTCTACACAGCAGCCTGACAGACGCCATGGTCTCGAAGGAGCGGCTTGAGCAGAGAGTGAGGGAGCTTATGGAGATGTCCCAGCACAGTATGCCTGACGACTCACTGCAGACGCGTGTTCAG GAGCTTATGAATGAAAACAAGGGTTTCCAGGTCCAGAACGAGACACTGCAAGTCCAGAATGAGAATATGCAAGCCCAGATGTCTTCACAG GCTACTCATTTCTCTCACATTGAGGAGCTACAGAAgct ATTGTCTGAAAAGGAGTTGCAGAGGAAGAGTCTGGAGGATTCTCTAAATGCTGAGAGGAGCAGTATGGCCAGTAGAGAAACTGACATGCAG GCCATGCACAATGACAACATGTCAATGAAGGCAGAGGTTCAGAATCTGCAGGCACAGGTTTCTGATCAG ACTGCGTCCCAGCTGGTGTTGGACCAGTTCCAGAAGAG TGTCCgggaaaaagaggagaacaTGAAAACCGTAGAGGACCTGCTGGAGAAGGGGCTGATTGAAGTGGCCAACAAGGAGGAAGAGCTCAAG GCtgtaagagaagagaaggaggcaCTAAAACAAGAAATCGAGAGTCTTAAGGGACAATCGGCAGAACAG GCATCATCAGAGTCGATAGTGGAGGAGCTCCAGAGCAA GATCcaagagaaagatgtgaagctaAAATCAATGGAGGAGAGTTTACAGGCAGCACAAGATGGCATTTCTACCAGAGACAAGACAGTTGAG TCTGTGGAGCAGCATTTGGCCACCCTGCAGGCAGAAATGgagcagctgagacagaaagagatggCAGATGAGTTGACCCACTCATCTGGCTTGGCCGCCCTGCAGGCAGAAATGGACCAGCTGAGCCAGAAGTGTATGACAGATGAGTTGACCAACTCGGCTGCTCACCTCCAAGAACACCAGGATCA CCTCGCGGCGAAGGAACAGCAGATCCAGATGCTGCAAGCTGAGCTGGAGGCACAGACTAAAGACATGAGTGAGAAGATGGAGCAG CAGTTGCACACAGCAGGGCCAAACCCAGAGCTTCTTGCAGC GTTGTCAGAGAAGGATCAGCAGGTGGCAGATCTGCGGGGTGAGGTGGCGGAGCTGAGGGACTCGCTGGACCTGCATAGGAAGAAGAACAAC GAGCTCCGGGAGAAAAACTGGAGTGCAATGGAAGCTCTGTCTGCCACCGAGTCCATGCTTCAAGGAAAACTCAGCAAAGCTGTCAAG GAGAACGAGACAACGCTAGCAACATTTCAGGCCGAGTGTCGAGATGTTCTGCACAGACTTCTGCCCCATGTGCCTCTGCCCACTGAACAG AACCATGAGGAGTGGCTCCACAAATTTGAGATGACAGTAGCTGAAAACTCAGCTGCACAGTCCACCCCTGCATCAGGGGACTCTGAG GGCATGGCTGAGAAGCTGAAAGAATCTGAAGAATCCCAAAGGATCCTACAGAAAGACTGTGAGACGTACAAGAAGGTGTTGGCAGAGACG GAGGGTATCCTGCAACGCCTCCAGAACAGCGTGGAGCAGGAGGAGTCTCGCTGGAGGGTGAAGCTGGATGTCGCGCAGGGCGAAGCCGGAGAG ATGAGCCAGAAAGTCACAGCTTTGGAGCAGGAGATTGAGAGACTAACAGATGGAGCAGATATGGAAAAT ctgagaagagaaaagcagcattTGGAATCCGAGCTGGAGAGGGCGGAGCGTGAGAGCGCCACCTATGTGACAGAGGTTAGAGAG CTCAAAGATCTGTTGACTGAATTGCAGACCAGACTTGATGGCTCAAATACAGAGGCTTTCAGACAGAATGAGGAGCTGAATTTG CTGAAAACCCAGCTCACTGAGACTCTGTCCAAACTGGAGGGGGAAGAGACCGAGAGGCAAAAGGTGGCTGGTGATTTGCATAAG GCCCAGCAGTCTCTTGATCTGATTCAGGGGGAGCTCTCAAATGTGACGGACAATGCGGATGGCCTGATCGAGAATAGCAGTCCGTCATCACAGGGG GAGGCGATCGACAGAAAGGAGAAAATGGCTGCAGGTCTGAACCAGACAGTCCGAGAGCTACAGCAGTTGCTACAAGGCGTCAGCCGGCAACTCGCCAAGGGACAGGAAGGG
- the ktn1 gene encoding kinectin isoform X4 yields MAVDIYDSQYLLILAPSLVIALMFLFFWLFMKETSYDEVLARQKRDLKLPPSRPDTRKKNEKKKSKKKESTSGGGSGGGGGESEEDMRDFDIADGANSSTLEGEEEPTPVATPDPSPPTPTPYVAAPVATEAPAGLRERKKKEKKAARAAAAAAAAAAAADAATAPSVEEPEVNGSKPVSRKAETPLAASKQSSPPSPQLEVQVQVQSAPVQAQTPPQISGKKERRKKQKTEHVDEQQPEVKAEQAPAPVKKEAPIVAETKVLDGATPTVTAGKKKNSAKKQKTEPVDDAHVLADSAASANHQAAQNDDVPSKGSGKKQKNETDKENTEVKLKELLSGLSSLALSEAEAVSVLALLREKSPNALDAWHKSAARPDPAAQERERLLSTLQEEASIAKDKVKQLSQELQVEKQKTGRVEAMMREQRAAMEKELGGMQAKAQGSYQDNQTIQIKFQQVREQLESQITRLQQENGILRDAVSSATNQMESKNSAELNKLRSEYAGLMKELADNNGKLQQEEHQRKSLEVGYKQNVSQLEAQLQDAKRRWEELQNFLHSVNAERENLQASKQELHSQMLAAETEMNNKNKEIQTLHSSLTDAMVSKERLEQRVRELMEMSQHSMPDDSLQTRVQELMNENKGFQVQNETLQVQNENMQAQMSSQATHFSHIEELQKLLSEKELQRKSLEDSLNAERSSMASRETDMQAMHNDNMSMKAEVQNLQAQVSDQTASQLVLDQFQKSVREKEENMKTVEDLLEKGLIEVANKEEELKAVREEKEALKQEIESLKGQSAEQASSESIVEELQSKIQEKDVKLKSMEESLQAAQDGISTRDKTVESVEQHLATLQAEMEQLRQKEMADELTHSSGLAALQAEMDQLSQKCMTDELTNSAAHLQEHQDHLAAKEQQIQMLQAELEAQTKDMSEKMEQQLHTAGPNPELLAALSEKDQQVADLRGEVAELRDSLDLHRKKNNELREKNWSAMEALSATESMLQGKLSKAVKENETTLATFQAECRDVLHRLLPHVPLPTEQNHEEWLHKFEMTVAENSAAQSTPASGDSEGMAEKLKESEESQRILQKDCETYKKVLAETEGILQRLQNSVEQEESRWRVKLDVAQGEAGEMSQKVTALEQEIERLTDGADMENLRREKQHLESELERAERESATYVTEVRELKTQLTETLSKLEGEETERQKVAGDLHKAQQSLDLIQGELSNVTDNADGLIENSSPSSQGEAIDRKEKMAAGLNQTVRELQQLLQGVSRQLAKGQEGVADKDLPKV; encoded by the exons aTGGCGGTGGATATCTATGACTCTCAGTACCTGCTCATCCTGGCCCCTTCTCTGGTCATCGCCCTCATGTTCCTGTTCTTCTGGCTCTTCATGAAGGAAACCTCCTACGATGAGGTGCTGGCCAGGCAGAAACGTGACCTCAAGCTGCCACCATCCAGGCCAGACACTCGTaagaagaatgaaaagaagaagagcaagaagAAGGAAAGTACCAGCGGgggaggcagtggaggtggCGGAGGAGAGTCTGAAGAGGACATGCGAGACTTTGATATTGCTGATGGCGCCAACAGTTCCACTctagagggagaggaggaaccTACACCTGTGGCTACACCAGATCCTTCTCCACCAACTCCTACTCCTTATGTGGCTGCTCCGGTGGCAACTGAGGCTCCTGCCGgtctgagggagagaaagaagaaggagaaaaaggctgccagggctgctgcagctgcagctgccgccgctgctgcggCTGATGCAGCTACAGCTCCCTCCGTTGAGGAGCCAGAAGTGAACGGATCCAAGCCGGTCAGCCGCAAGGCAGAGACACCTCTGGCTGCTAGCAAACAGTCCAGCCCACCCTCTCCCCAGCTTGAGGTTCAGGTCCAGGTCCAATCTGCTCCTGTTCAGGCTCAGACACCTCCTCAGATCTCtgggaagaaggagaggaggaagaagcaaaaAACAGAGCATG TGGATGAGCAGCAGCCAGAGGTTAAAGCAGAGCAGGCTCCAGCACCAGTCAAGAAGGAAGCTCCCATTGTGGCTGAAACCAAAGTTCTGGATGGTGCAACCCCAACTGTTACTGctgggaagaagaagaactctGCCAAGAAGCAAAAAACCGAGCCTG TAGATGATGCCCACGTTCTGGCTGACTCAGCAGCTTCTGCCAACCACCAGGCTGCTCAAAACGACGATGTACCGTCCAAAGGGTCTGGCAAGAAACAGAAGAATGAGACTGACAAAG aGAACACAGAGGTGAAACTGAAGGAGCTGCTGTCTGGTCTGTCCAGCCTGGCTCTGTCAGAGGCTGAGGCCGTCAGTGTGCTGGCCCTCCTCAGGGAGAAGAGTCCCAATGCTTTGGATGCCTGGCACAAA TCTGCAGCCAGGCCTGACCCAGCTGCCCAGGAAAGAGAAAGACTGCTATCAACTCTCCAGGAGGAGGCCTCCATTGCCAAGGACAAAGTGAAACAACTCAGCCAG GAGCTTCAGGTGGAGAAGCAAAAGACAGGAAGGGTGGAGGCCATGATGAGAGAGCAACGTGCAGCCATGGAGAAAGAACTGGGTGGAATGCAGGCCAAGGCGCAGGGCAGCTACCAGGACAACCAGACCATTCAGATAAAG TTCCAACAGGTGAGGGAGCAGCTGGAAAGCCAGATCACTCGCCTGCAGCAGGAGAACGGCATCCTGAGGGACGCGGTCAGCTCGGCCACCAACCAGATGGAGAGCAA GAATTCAGCAGAGCTGAACAAGCTGCGTTCTGAGTACGCCGGTCTGATGAAAGAGCTGGCAGACAACAACGgcaagctgcagcaggaggagcaccAGAGGAAGTCACTGGAGGTCGGCTACAAGCAGAACGTGTCCCAGCTGGAG GCCCAACTGCAGGATGCCAAGAGACGCTGGGAAGAACTGCAGAACTTCCTCCACAGTGTCAAtgctgagagagagaatctTCAGGCCTCTAAACAAG aGCTTCACAGCCAGATGCTGGCAGCCGAGACAGAGATGAACAACAAGAACAAGGAGATCCAGACTCTACACAGCAGCCTGACAGACGCCATGGTCTCGAAGGAGCGGCTTGAGCAGAGAGTGAGGGAGCTTATGGAGATGTCCCAGCACAGTATGCCTGACGACTCACTGCAGACGCGTGTTCAG GAGCTTATGAATGAAAACAAGGGTTTCCAGGTCCAGAACGAGACACTGCAAGTCCAGAATGAGAATATGCAAGCCCAGATGTCTTCACAG GCTACTCATTTCTCTCACATTGAGGAGCTACAGAAgct ATTGTCTGAAAAGGAGTTGCAGAGGAAGAGTCTGGAGGATTCTCTAAATGCTGAGAGGAGCAGTATGGCCAGTAGAGAAACTGACATGCAG GCCATGCACAATGACAACATGTCAATGAAGGCAGAGGTTCAGAATCTGCAGGCACAGGTTTCTGATCAG ACTGCGTCCCAGCTGGTGTTGGACCAGTTCCAGAAGAG TGTCCgggaaaaagaggagaacaTGAAAACCGTAGAGGACCTGCTGGAGAAGGGGCTGATTGAAGTGGCCAACAAGGAGGAAGAGCTCAAG GCtgtaagagaagagaaggaggcaCTAAAACAAGAAATCGAGAGTCTTAAGGGACAATCGGCAGAACAG GCATCATCAGAGTCGATAGTGGAGGAGCTCCAGAGCAA GATCcaagagaaagatgtgaagctaAAATCAATGGAGGAGAGTTTACAGGCAGCACAAGATGGCATTTCTACCAGAGACAAGACAGTTGAG TCTGTGGAGCAGCATTTGGCCACCCTGCAGGCAGAAATGgagcagctgagacagaaagagatggCAGATGAGTTGACCCACTCATCTGGCTTGGCCGCCCTGCAGGCAGAAATGGACCAGCTGAGCCAGAAGTGTATGACAGATGAGTTGACCAACTCGGCTGCTCACCTCCAAGAACACCAGGATCA CCTCGCGGCGAAGGAACAGCAGATCCAGATGCTGCAAGCTGAGCTGGAGGCACAGACTAAAGACATGAGTGAGAAGATGGAGCAG CAGTTGCACACAGCAGGGCCAAACCCAGAGCTTCTTGCAGC GTTGTCAGAGAAGGATCAGCAGGTGGCAGATCTGCGGGGTGAGGTGGCGGAGCTGAGGGACTCGCTGGACCTGCATAGGAAGAAGAACAAC GAGCTCCGGGAGAAAAACTGGAGTGCAATGGAAGCTCTGTCTGCCACCGAGTCCATGCTTCAAGGAAAACTCAGCAAAGCTGTCAAG GAGAACGAGACAACGCTAGCAACATTTCAGGCCGAGTGTCGAGATGTTCTGCACAGACTTCTGCCCCATGTGCCTCTGCCCACTGAACAG AACCATGAGGAGTGGCTCCACAAATTTGAGATGACAGTAGCTGAAAACTCAGCTGCACAGTCCACCCCTGCATCAGGGGACTCTGAG GGCATGGCTGAGAAGCTGAAAGAATCTGAAGAATCCCAAAGGATCCTACAGAAAGACTGTGAGACGTACAAGAAGGTGTTGGCAGAGACG GAGGGTATCCTGCAACGCCTCCAGAACAGCGTGGAGCAGGAGGAGTCTCGCTGGAGGGTGAAGCTGGATGTCGCGCAGGGCGAAGCCGGAGAG ATGAGCCAGAAAGTCACAGCTTTGGAGCAGGAGATTGAGAGACTAACAGATGGAGCAGATATGGAAAAT ctgagaagagaaaagcagcattTGGAATCCGAGCTGGAGAGGGCGGAGCGTGAGAGCGCCACCTATGTGACAGAGGTTAGAGAG CTGAAAACCCAGCTCACTGAGACTCTGTCCAAACTGGAGGGGGAAGAGACCGAGAGGCAAAAGGTGGCTGGTGATTTGCATAAG GCCCAGCAGTCTCTTGATCTGATTCAGGGGGAGCTCTCAAATGTGACGGACAATGCGGATGGCCTGATCGAGAATAGCAGTCCGTCATCACAGGGG GAGGCGATCGACAGAAAGGAGAAAATGGCTGCAGGTCTGAACCAGACAGTCCGAGAGCTACAGCAGTTGCTACAAGGCGTCAGCCGGCAACTCGCCAAGGGACAGGAAGGG